TGGTTTTCTATTGAACGATTGGACAGCTGACAAGGGACCTCTTTTCAGTGGGATGGTTCATTTCGATCATTACGCGATTGCTTTTTCGGTCTTATGCATCGTCGTTACTTTGTGCATATTTATTATCTCCAAAGGGTATTTTGATGAAGGGGGACAGGTTGCAGAATATTATTCATTACTGATATTTTCGTTGACGGGAGCTGTTTTGGTAAATAGCTATCACAATTTCTCCATGCTCTTTTTGGGTATAGAAATTATGTCCGTGGCGCTTTATATTTTAGTCGGTATCCGTAAGCGGGATAAAGCGTCAAATGAGGCCGCACTGAAATACTTTTTAATGGGCGCATTTTCGACCGGATTTTTACTGTTTGGTATAGCGTTATTATATGGAGCCACAGGTTCATTCAATTTGGATGAGATAAAAGCCTATGTTGTGAATAATCCGCATGCGATCTCGCCCTTATTTTATGGTGGTATCCTATTGCTTATTGTTGGCCTGACTTTCAAGGTTGGGGCAGCACCATTTCACTTTTGGACGCCAGATGTGTATGATGGGGCTCCTATTCTGATAACAAGTTATATGAGTACTGTGGTCAAAGTAGCTTCTTTTGCAGGTTTATTACGGTTATTTAGTTACAGTCTACTTCCTTTACAAGATTTTTGGGAGCCTGTATTCTTGATTATAGCGATTATCACATTGTTTATTGGAAATATTTCAGCTTTAATGCAATCGTCTTTCAAACGCATGCTGGCTTATTCCAGTATCTCTCACGCTGGTTATATGTTGTTTGCAATTATCGCCGTTGGAGCGAGTTCTGCCAACAGTATCTTTGCTTATGGGCTGGCCTATTCACTCGCAACGATTGTAGCATTTACAGGGCTGATCCTTGTAAAGAAGACAACAGGATCCGAACATTTTGAGGCGTTCAATGGACTAGGAAAACGAAATCCGATGTTAGCATTTGCTATGACAGTGGCTATGCTATCACTTGCAGGTATTCCTTTAACCGCAGGATTTATTGGTAAGTTTATGATGTTCTCTTCGGTTATGGAGGATTACCACATTGTATTGCTGATTTTGGCCGTGATTAATGCTGCTATCGCAGTTTACTATTATTTGAAAGTGGTGGTTGCGATGTATTTCAGAGATAGTGAAGAATCTTGTGTCAATGTGCAGTGGAACTATTCATTTGTTCTACTACTTGCAGTGGGATTGACAATTCTAATTGGGGTATATCCAGACTGTCTTTTAAAATTAATATAAAGTTTCTGTTAAAATACTTGTTGTTTAATAAAGCATAGCGATTTCGTTATGCTTTTTTTATATTTATTGATATAACTCTT
The window above is part of the Sphingobacterium sp. ML3W genome. Proteins encoded here:
- a CDS encoding NADH-quinone oxidoreductase subunit N, with the protein product MGAIITLSILALVVLYLGLFKAKALLLPVSILGFLVAIGFLLNDWTADKGPLFSGMVHFDHYAIAFSVLCIVVTLCIFIISKGYFDEGGQVAEYYSLLIFSLTGAVLVNSYHNFSMLFLGIEIMSVALYILVGIRKRDKASNEAALKYFLMGAFSTGFLLFGIALLYGATGSFNLDEIKAYVVNNPHAISPLFYGGILLLIVGLTFKVGAAPFHFWTPDVYDGAPILITSYMSTVVKVASFAGLLRLFSYSLLPLQDFWEPVFLIIAIITLFIGNISALMQSSFKRMLAYSSISHAGYMLFAIIAVGASSANSIFAYGLAYSLATIVAFTGLILVKKTTGSEHFEAFNGLGKRNPMLAFAMTVAMLSLAGIPLTAGFIGKFMMFSSVMEDYHIVLLILAVINAAIAVYYYLKVVVAMYFRDSEESCVNVQWNYSFVLLLAVGLTILIGVYPDCLLKLI